CGACCGCGGCTGCCAACCGGTCGCAGCCCGCATCGACGACGGCACGGGCGAGCTCTTCCTTGGAAGCGAAGTGGAAGTAGAGAGCACCCTTGGTGACTTTGGACTCGGAGACGATCTCACTGAGGCTCGACTGTGCATACCCGAGGCGCGCGAACACATCGGCACCGCCACGCAGCACCGAGTCACGGGTGACTTCAGCCCGCTCCTGCCTGACCACCCACCCCGTCCTCTCTGCCACATTCTCGTCGACCAGCGCCCCGCAAACTTGCCACCCGCGAAGCGCCATTATCGAACGATCGCCCGATTCCGAGTCGGCGCGGTAGGCACAATACCGCGTGAGATACCCAAATCCCGGTTGCCTCGCTGCGAGTTGCGGACAACGGTTTCATGTCAACCATTTCCATTGTCGCGCAGTGAAATCCACGAACCTCGGGACGCAATCCCACGTCGACCGCGCTACTCCCCCAGCTGTGGATCCGCCTCGAGATTGGTCAGCCCGTTCCAGCACAGGTTCACCAGGTGTGCTGCGACGACTTCCTTCGACGGCGTCCGCTCGTCGAGCCACCACGTCGCGGTCGTTGCGACCATGCCGACGAGCGCCTGCGCGTACAGCGGGGCCAGCTCCGGGTCGAATCCGCGGCGCGCGAAATCTCCGGCGAGGATGTGCCCGACCTGGCGGACCGCCTCGTTGAGCAGACTCGAATACGTGCCTTCGTCGGCCGCGACCGGTGAGTCACGGACGAGGATCCGAAACCCGTCGGTTCGCTCCTCGACGTACGTCAGCAGTGCGAGGGCTACGCGTTCGACCCGGATCCGGGAGCGGTTCTGCGTGAGCGACGACGTGATCATCTCGAGCAGCTTCGACATCTCCCGGTCCACGACGACCGCGTAGAGACCTTCCTTGCCGCCGAAGTGTTCGTAGACGACGGGCTTGGAGACCTGGGCACGCGCCGCGATCTCCTCTATCGAGGCGGCCTCGTAGCCGCGTTCCGCGAAGAGTGTCCGACCGATCTCGATCAACTGCTCGCGTCGCTGCGTCCCCGTCATCCGGGTCCGAGGCGTACGTTCGGGGTTCGAGGACTCCCGTGCTGGTCGCGACACTCGAGGTAACCGTCCTTTCCGACACGCCGCGGGCGAATTTCTCGAGCAGTTCGACGCGCGGCGCGTCGGCATGCGAGGATCGTTCCCGCGCTGCGAGCGCCAGCTCGCCGGCGCGGCAATCCGCCGTAGTGTAATGGCAGCACCTCTGATTTTGGTTCAGATAGTTCAGGTTCGAGTCCTGGCGGCGGAGCCCATCGACCTCGACCCGACCCCACTGTGATTCCGGCCACCGTATGCCGACCAGTCGGTCCGATCTCGCTATCTTCCCGCTAACCCACTTCTGCGGCTGGCCGATTCGACGCGCGGGGCTACGCCGACGAGCCCGCTCGCTCACCGCTACGCTCGGGCACGTTGCCGTTGTGCGGACCGCTCGCGATATTCTTTTCCGGAACGTGTGCGACGAGTCCGGCCGCCGTGGTGGCTAAGCGTAGATCGACTTCGAGGGAGCTTCATGCAACCGCAGACCGCCGTCATCGTCCTCGCTGCCGGTGCCGGGACTCGAATGCGGTCGAAGACCCCTAAGGTGCTGCACACCCTGGCCGGTCGATCGATGCTCGCCCACTCGCTCCACGCCGCGGCCGCCGTCGATCCCACCGAACTCGTGACGGTGATCGGACACGACCGCGAAGCGGTCGCCGCCGCCGTCGACGAGGTCGCCAAGGATCTCGGGCGTTCCGTCGCCACCGCCGTCCAGGACGAGCAGAACGGCACCGGACATGCCGTCAGCTGCGGGCTGACCGCCCTGCCCGACGACTTCGACGGCACCGTGCTGGTGACCGCGGCCGACGTCCCGCTGCTCGACGCCGACACGCTCCGCGCGCTCGTCGGCACCCACACCGCCGAGCCCGCCGCCGCCGTGACCGTCCTGACCTCGACGGCACCGGATCCCACCGGCTACGGACGAATCCTGCGGACCACGGACGGCGAGGTCGCCGCGATCGTCGAGCAGGCCGACGCCACCGAGGCGCAGCTCGCGATCACCGAGGTCAACTCCGGGGTCTACGCCTTCGACGCGGCCACGCTCCGCGCCGCGCTGGCGTCCCTGAGCGCGGACAACGCACAGGGCGAGCTGTACCTGACCGACGTCATCGCCATCGCCCAGCGGGCCGGGAGAATCGTTCGGGGCCAGCACATCGCGGACAACCACCTGGTGGCCGGCGCGAACGACCGCGTCCAGCTCGCCACTCTCGCAAGCGAACTGAACCGGCGGATCCTCGAGGGACACATGCGCGCGGGCGTCACCGTGGAGGATCCGTCGAGCACGTGGGTCGACGTCGCCGTGACGATGGGCCGCGACGTGACCCTGCGCCCGGGCGTGCAACTCCGCGGCAGCACGAGCATCGGCGAGGACGCCGTGATCGGCCCCGACACCACGCTCACCGACGTCACCGTCGGCGAGGGCGCGTCGGTGGTCCGGACCCACGGCGACGACGCGGTGATCGGCCCCGACGCGACCGTCGGACCCTTCACGTACCTCCGCCCCGGCACCGTCCTGGGCATGTCCGGCAAGCTCGGCGCCTTCGTCGAGACCAAGAACGCCGACATCGGTGCACACTCGAAGGTGCCGCACCTCACGTACGTGGGCGACGCGACCGTCGGCGAGCACAGCAACATCGGAGCATCCAGCGTTTTCGTCAACTACGACGGCGTGAACAAGAGTCGCACCGTCGTCGGTTCGCATGTACGCACCGGATCCGACACCATGTTCGTCGCCCCGGTCCGTGTCGGGGACGGCGCCTACACGGGCGCGGGCACCGTTCTGCGCAACAATGTTCCGCCGGGGGCGCTCGCCGTCTCGGGCGGCAAGCAACGCAATATCGAGGGTTGGGTCCAGCGCAACAGGCCCGGCACTCCCGCCGCGGAGGCGGCGGCACGAGCACTGCAAGAAACCGATCGGCAAGAACCAAAGGATGGCGAAGATCAGTGAGCGCGATATCCAGCGACGTGCAGAAGAACTTGATGCTCTTCTCGGGCCGCGCACACCCCGAACTGGCGGAGCAGGTGGCCAAGGAACTGGACATCAAGGTCACGCCGCAGACTGCGCGTGACTTCGCCAACGGCGAGATCTTCGTCCGGTTCGAGGAGTCGGTGCGAGGCTCGGACGCGTTCGTGCTGCAGAGCCACCCGGCACCGCTGAACCAGTGGATCATGGAGCAGTTGATCATGATCGACGCGCTCAAGCGCGGATCCGCCAAGCGCATCACCGCGGTGCTGCCGTTCTACCCGTACGCCCGTCAGGACAAGAAGCACCGCGGCCGCGAGCCCATCTCGGCTCGCCTCATCGCCGACCTGCTCAAGACCGCGGGGGCCGACCGGATCATCACGGTCGACCTGCACACCGATCAGATCCAGGGCTTCTTCGACGGTCCGGTCGACCACATGCACGCGCAGGGCCAGTTGGCGCAGTACGTCCGCGAGAACTACGGCACCGACAACATCTGCGTCGTCTCCCCCGACGCCGGCCGCGTGAAGGTCGCCGAGAAGTGGGCGGACGCCCTCGACGGCGCTCCGCTCGCGTTCGTCCACAAGACGCGCGACCCGCTGGTCCCGAACCAGGTCAAGTCCAACCGCGTCGTCGGTGACGTGAGCGGACGCACCTGCGTGCTGATCGACGACATGATCGACACCGGCGGCACCATCGCCGGCGCCGTGGAGGTCCTCAAGAACGCCGGTGCCGGCGACGTGATCATCGCGACCACGCACGGCGTGTTCTCCGATCCGGCCGCCGAGCGCCTCGCGAATTGCGGCGCCAAGGAGGTCATCGCCACCAACACGCTGCCGATCCCCGAGGAGAAGCGGTTCCCCACGCTGACGGTGCTGTCCATCGCACCGCTGCTGGCGCGGACCATCCAGGAGGTCTTCGAGAACGGCTCGGTGACGTCCCTCTTCAACGGCATCGCCTAGTTTCCTTCCACCGCCCGTGCCCGGTTCGCCCCTGGCGTGCCGGGCCCGGGCGTAGTGTTTCCGGTGTGTTCTCCGGTTTCCCCAACACCGCACTGGACTTCTACGAGGACCTCGAGGCCGACAACAGCAAGGCCTTCTGGACCTCCCACAAATCGATCTACGACACCGACGTGCGCGTGCCGATGGTCGAGTTGCTGGCCGAACTCGAACCGGAGTTCGGTTCCGGCAAGGTCTTCCGCCCCTACCGCGACGTCCGGTTCGCGAAGGACAAGTCGCCGTACAAGACCCATCAGGGCGGGTTCGTCGAGGCGTGCCCGGGTGTCGGTTTCTACATCCAGGTCGACGCGTCCGGGCTGTTCGTGGCCGGCGGCTACTACTCTCACACCCCCGAGCAACTCGCGCGCTACCGCGAGGCCGTCGACGACGAGCGCCGCGGACGCGCTCTGCAGCGTGTCGTGCGTAAGCTCGAATCGGGCGGCTACGACATCGGCGGCGACCGTCTCGCGACCCGCCCGCGGGGTGTCGCAGCCGACCATCCACGCATCGAACTGCTCCGGCACCGATCGTTGACGGCCGCGTCGAATCTGGGGTGTCCCGACTGGCTCGGCACGAGTGAGGCGGCCGATCACGTGCGGCTCGCCTGGCGGGCGATGAGCCCCCTCGTCGACTGGTTCACGAGCGCGTTCGGCGTCAACGCGTGATCGCGACCAGGAGCGGAGAACGTGTGTGGCACAAGACTTTGCCACTACTCGCCGGTACCGAACATGAGTTTGGTCACGCGCGGCGGCAAAAGTGGACCTCGGTGTAGCCGGGCGCGCAGCGGTGCCTTATTGTGGCTCGTCGTGATCGACGCGCAGACCCTGGAAAGCCCAGCCGCAGGACCTGAAATCTCGAACAGCCAAACGGTTCGCCGATGGACTCCCGGATCCTGTGTGTGGTGCGGAAGCGACAACTCGATCGAGGAGTTCCGCAACGAACCGCGATGCGGAACGTGCCGCGAGCACGAGAGCGTCATCGACGAGGCCCGCAAGTTCATGGGCATGTACGGCCTGCGCCCGATCGGCGGCACCCTTCAGTCGGACGACGACGAAGAGCGCGAGTGGCGAGTGGCTGCCCGTGACGCCCGCGCGGCCCTGAACGGGATCCGTCTGGCCGAGCCGCCGGACCCCGCCCTCGTCCGCAAGTCGATGCGGCCCAAGGCCGCTCGTATCGTCAGCGCCTTCGACGCCGAGTCCGCGCCGGCGCGGAAGGCACCCGCCCGTCCCCGCACCGCGCCGTCCGCTCCGGCACCCACGCCGACCGCGGCCGTCGCCCCGGCGAAGCAGCTCGACGTCGCAGCGCTCGAGGAGCGCGTGACGGGTCTGCTGGACCAGCTCACCAAGGTCGACAGCCAGATCCAGCTCGCCGAGGCCGCACAGGGCCTGGCCGCGCGTGCCCGGCTCAACGACCTCAACAGCCAGAAGGCGACCATCCTCCGCACTCTCGCAGCGCTGGAGAAGGCGCGCCGCAGCGCGGGCGCATAGGGACACACCGCTCGACATGCTCGTCCGCGACGCCACCCCCGAAGATCTGCCCGACATCCTCGAGATCCACAACGAGGCGATCGCCAACTCCACGGCGATCTGGGACGAGACACCCGCCGACCTCGACGAGCGGCGGTCGTGGTTCGACGACCGCCGCCGTCACGGCTTCCCGATCCTGGTCGCGGACATCGACGGCCGGGTCGCCGGGTACGCGTCGTACGGGGTGTGGCGGCCCAAGAGTGGCTACCGCCACACCGTCGAGAACTCGGTGTACGTGCACGTCGACTTCCACCGCCGCGGCATCGCGACGACCCTGATGACCGAGCTGATCGCGCGGGCCCGCGCCGGTGGCGTCCACGTGATCGTCGCCAGCGTCGAGGCGTCCAACGCCACGTCGATCGCCCTCCACGAGCGCTTCGGTTTCCGGGTGGTCGCCCAGATGCCCGAGGTGGGGCGGAAGTTCGGTCGATGGCTGGACATGACCTACCTGCAGTTGACGCTGCCCGATCCGTACGCGGACGCCTAGTCAGCCGCGGCGGGCACAGACCAGCGCGAACCGGTCGTCGGCGTCCGTCCAGGTCTGGACGTCGTCGAATCCGGCGGCAGCGAGTTCTCCGCGGATGCCGTCCTCCCGGAACTTGGCGGAGATCTCGGTCCGCATCTGCTCCCCCGCGTCGAACGGCACGACGAGGCCGAGATCCGGTACGTGCACGGTCATCTCGGACGTCGCCTCGAGCCGCATCTCGATCCACTCGTTGCCCGGATCCCACACGGCGACGTGCCGGAACCGGTCCAGGTCGAAGTCGGCTCCCAACTGTTTGTTCAACACCGAGAGCACGTTGAGGTCGAACTGCGCGGTCACTCCGGCCGCGTCGTCGTAGGCCGGCACGAGTACCGCGGGATCGGTCACCAGGGCGACGCCGAGCAGCAGGTGCTCCCCCGGTTCGAGGACGTCGGCGATCCCGGCGAGGAACTCGCGGCGCTCGTCGGGCACCAGGTTGCCGAGCGTGCCGCCGAGGAACGCGATCATCCGCCGACCGCCGCCGGGCAGGTGGTGCAGCGACTCGGTGAAGTCGCCGACCACCCCGTGCACGCCGATCTCCGGGAACTCCTTCGCGATCCGTCGGGTGGCGTCGCGCAGCGCGCTCTCCGACACGTCCTGCGGGACGTACCGTTCCAGCGACCCCCGCACGCCCAGCTCGTCGAGCAGCAGCCGCGTCTTCTCCGACGATCCCGACCCGAGTTCGACGAGGATCTCCGGCACCGCGACGTCGGCGATCTCGCGCGCGTGGGCCTCGAGCAGCGCCCGCTCGGTGCGTGTCGGGTAGTACTCGGGCAGCCGGGTGATCCGCTCGAACAGTTCGCTGCCGCGCGCGTCGTAGAACCATTTGGGCGGCAACCACTTGGGCGACGAGGTCAGCCCCCGCGCGGCGTCCGACCGCAGCGCCGCGGTCAACTGCTCGGGTGCGATGTGGACCTCGAGGGTCGGTGCGCTCATTCCTCTCCCATCTGAAATGTTCGTTCTCGGATGACGCTCAGAGCGGAGTGTTGATCAGGTGGCCCGGTCGCGCGGTGACGAGGTGCCCGTCGGGGATCTCCTTCCAGTTGTGGTTCCGGTCGTACGGTTCGGAGCTCAGGACGGCGCGGTCGTCGTCGACGAGTGCCGACAACGAGTGGTCCCACGTCGTGGCCCACAGCTGCCGACCGTCCCCGAGCAGCATGTTCAGCCTCGATCCGGGTGCGGCATCGACCACGAGCTGCGTGACCTGGATCAGCGCGACCTCCGGACTGTTCTCCCGCAACGCGTCCCGGACCAGCAGCCACAGCAGGGCCGAATCGGTGGGCGCCTCCAGTCCCAGCAGGTCGACGGGCGGCAGTCCCTGCACCGGTCCCGCCATCGATTCGGGCCAGCCGACGATCCGCCCGTTGTGACTGAACGCCCAGTGTCCCGAGACGAACGGTGCACACGCGCTGCGTTCGACCGGCATCCCGACCGTCGCCGAACGGATCGCCGCGAGCACCGCGTGCGAGCGGACCCGCGAGAGCATCTCGGGCAGTGCGGGATCCGACCAGATCGGCATCGCGCTGCGGTACCGGGACAGCGTCGGACCCCACCACGCGGCACCGAACCCGTCGGCGTTGACGGTGCCGCCGCCGCGCATGTCGCGCGGGTCCCACGACTGGCGCAGCAAGGAGAACTCCCCCGCCGTGATCACCTCGCGCACCGAGCGCGTCGGACCGACGTAGCCCAGGTGTCGACACATCAGACGTACCTCGCGCAGCGGAAACCGGCGAAGATCTGGCGCCTGATCGGGTGATCCCAGTTCCGGAACGTGCCCCGGCACGCCACCGGATCGGTCCCGAACGACCCGCCGCGCAGCACGCGGTAGTCGCCGCCGAAGAACACCTCCGAGTACTCCCGGTACGGGAACACCTCGAAGCCCGGGTACCCGGTGAACGGCGACGACGTCCACTCCCACACGTCGCCGATCAGCTGGTGCACGCCCGCCGCGGACGCGCCCTTCGGATAGGACCCGACCGGGGCGGGGCCGAGGTGCCGCTGCCCGAGGTTCGCGCGTCGGTGGTCGGGATCCTCGTCACCCCACGGGAACCGGCGCGAGCGTCCGCTGGCCGGATGCCAGCGCGCCGCCTTCTCCCACTCGGCCTCGGTGGGCAGCCGCTTGCCGGCCCACCGCGCATACGCCTGCGCCTCGAACCAGCAGACGTGCAGCACCGGCTCCTCCGGCGGCACCGGCTCGAGCACCCCGAACCGCTGCCGCCACCAGTGCCCACCACCGTCGCCGACCCAGAACTGCGGCGCCTCGAGCCCGGCTTCGAGACGGTGCTGCCACCCGCGCGCGCTCCACAGTTCCCTGCGCTGGTAACCGCCGTCCTCGATGAACGTCGCGTAGTCGGCGTTGCTCACCGGGACGGTGTCGATCGCGAACTCGTCGACGAACACCCGGTGCGCGGGCCGCTCGTTGTCGAGTGCCCACGGATCGTCGGACGTGCCCATCACGAACTCGCCCGCAGGAATGACGACTTCGGGTTCGATCACGGGAGCGACGGCGACTGCGATCGGCGGCGCGGTCAGCACCGCCGGTCCGGCACGCAGCTGGTGCGTCGCGAGCATCGTCTCGTCGTGCTGCTGCTCGTGCTGGGCGATCATCGCGAACGCGAACCCGTTCTCCTCGAGTCGACTTCCACGAAACCTGCTCGCGTCCAACACGTCCCAGACCTTGTCCCGGACCTCTCCCACGTAGCGCCGGGCCTCCCCGGGCCCGAGCAGCGGGAGCGTCGGACGCGTGGAGCGGGCGTGCTTGAACGCGTCGTACAACTCGTCGATGTCGCTGCGCACCGCCTCGCGACCGCCGACGTCGCGAACCAGCCACAGCTCCTCCTGGTTCCCGATGTGGGCGAGGTCCCACACCAACGGGCTCATCAGCGGCGAGTGCTGCGCCACGAGGTCGGGATCGTCGACGCTGTCGGTGAGGGTGACGGTGCGCCGCCGGGCCCGCGACAACGCCGACTCGAGCTGCTCGCGCAGGCCGTTCACATCGACTCCCGCCCGGGGCGCTCGCCGCGCCGACACCGGTGGGCCGCCGCCGCCAGCTCCGACGCGAGCACGCGGTCCGGTGCGTAGTCGGCCGCCAGCTCGAGCAACGCGACCGCCCCGCCGCGCAGGTCACCGTCCGCGAGCCCGTCACGCGCCGCATCCCGCCACCGGCCGCGGGTCGGCAGCGCGACATCGACGGCCTCCGGCGCGGTCAGCAGCGCCTCGAGCGCCGCCACCGGCACCCGCCACCGGTCGCCCGGCTGGGCGTCGAAGTACCGCACCTCGAGGTGGCCGACCGCCCGTACCGCGGGGAACACCGTCGTCAGGTGGTAGTCGAGGTCGGCGCGCGTCGGCCGCCGACCGAGTTCGTCGTCGAGCGCGCCGTCGATCCAGTCCCCGAACGTCGCGCCGGGAGGAGCCGTCCAGCACGGTCCGTCGCGCCGCACGCACAGCAGCGGGACGTCGAGCACCCATCGCGCGTAGTCGCCGATCGGGTCCACCGAGAACTCCCCGGACTCCGACGGCCCGCTCGTGCGGGAGCGATCGAGCTCGAGCCACGTCCGCATCCGCTGCGACGCCCAGTCCCCCGGGGGGATGCCGCGCAGCCGCGGCGAGCACGCGAACGCGGCGACCAGGGCGGGCCCGACGGCGTGCAGCAGGTTCCATCGCCGGGCGACGTCCGCGGTGTCGGCGCCCGCGTCGACGCTCACCTGCACGGCCGCCGTGTTGCACATCATGAGCTTGCCGAACGGCCCGATGTCCTCGAACCGCTCCTCCATCGCCCGGTAGCGCGGCAGCTGGAGCAGCCGCTGCGCGGTCCGCCGGGAATCGGCCGCGTGTGCGTGCGTGGTGATGGAGCGCGTCGCGAGAAGCGCGCGCAGGGTTCGTTCGTCGGAGGCGAGCGCGTCGCAGAGCGCGACGGCGCTGTCGCGGGGAGCGCTGGAGAGTTCGATCTGACCGCCGGGTTCGATGGTGACGAGGCTGCCGGACGGCAGCGGGAACGCGGGCGAATCGGAGACGAGGGACCGCGGGGCATGAGGCCCGAGAGCTGCGGCGATGGAGGCGAGGTCGGGGCGGGTCGACGAGGGACTTCGGTGTTCGGTGAGCCATTCGAGTTCGGCACCGATCAGCCTCGGCGGCCCCAGCTTGAAGCACACGCCGCCGACGTAGGACTCCGCTGCCGGGCGTGAGCTGAGACGGGTGGACTCGACTGCGACAACCATGCCATCCTCCCCTCGGGAGCGGTCGAGCGTCCTCCTCGAGGGTAGAGCCCGCTCCCCGTCGTCGCTACCGATCGGGAGGATTGGCCGATGCTCGACCTCGAACGGCTCAGACGCGACACCCCGGGATGTCTGGAACGGGTGTTTCTCGACAGCGCGGGATCGTCGCTGCCGCCGCAGCCGGTACTGGCCACTGTGATCGGACACCTGCGCCGCGAGGCCGAGGTCGGCGGCTACGTCGCGGCCGCCGAACGGGCCGACGACCTCGCCGCGGTGCGGGTGTCGCTGGCCGAGCTGATCGGCGCGGAGCCGCAGGACATCGCCCTCATGGACAGCGCCACCCGGGCCTGGAGCGAATTCGTGGCGGCGATCCGGTTCGCGCCGGGCGACCGGATATTGATCTCCCAGGTGGAGTACGCCAGCAACGCCATCACCGCGCTGCACCGGGCCCGCGCGACGGGCGCGACGGTCGAGGCGGTGCCGAGCGACCCCAACGGCCGCATCGACGTCGAAGCGCTCGAACGGATGCTCGACGACCGCGTCCGATTGGTGTCGTTGGTCCACGTCCCGACCAACGGCGGGCTGATCAATCCGGTCCGGGAAGTGGTCGAGCTGGCACACCGCCACGGTGCACTGGTGCTGCTGGACGCGTGCCAGTCGGTGGGACAGGTCCCCATCGACGTCGCCGCCCTCGGAGTGGACGCGCTGTCCGCGACCGGCCGCAAGTGGCTCCGCGGACCACGGGGAACCGGGTTCCTCTACGTGCGCGGCGAACTCGCGGGGTCACTGGACCCCACGGCGCTGGATCTGCACGGCGCCGAGTGGACCGGACCCGACGCGTATCGGCCGGCGCCGGATGCACAGCGATTCGAGTTGTGGGAGTGCGACGTCGCAGCTCGACTCGGCCTCGGCGCGGCGGCCGACTACCTTCTCGGCATCGGAATCGAGTACGCCGCAACCGCTGTCGCCGATCGCGCCGAGCGAATGCGCGGTGGCCTCGGCGATCTCGGCGGCGTGACCGTCCGCGACCTGGGCACCGACCGCTGTGGCATCGTGACCTTCACCGTCGACGGGGTCGATCCGGCGAGTGTTCGAGAACAGCTGGCGCGCAACGCCGTAACGGTGACCGTGAGCGGCCGGTCGTCGACGCTGCTCGACATGAGCGCCCGCGGACTCGACGCCGTCGTGCGCGCGTCCGCGCACTACTTCGTGTCCGACAGCGACATCGACCGATTCCTGGCGGCGGTCGCGCGCCTCGCGTGAACCTCTCGTCACATCCGACTCTCCAGTAACGATTCGGACAACTATTTCGCAATGCTCACATAACTCGCGGCGCCCCGCCAGTGCCCAGTTGTCACCGCCCCTGCCCGCCACACCGGTGCTGTCAATTCGTGTTCCGCCCGATCCACAGACCGGAAAGTTCGTTCCCGCTGTGCGGGAACTGTGTGCCAATGGGCATTCCGTCCAGGTAAATGATCTGTGTCACACAATTGTTCACGTAATCGTGAGAGGACGACCGTATGGCTGAGGCCACGCCCATTCGCCCCATTCCTGCAGATCAAGTCACCGACTGGGCCTACGAGGCCGACGTCGTCGTCGCCGGATTCGGTGTCGCCGGCGCCGCCGCCGCTGTCGGCGCGGCCCAGGCGGGCGCCGACGTCCTGGTGCTCGAACGCACCGGCGGCTGGGGCGGCGCCGCGGCGATGGCCGGCGGCTTCATCTACATGGGCGGTGGCACCCCGCTCCAGAAGGCGTGCGGGTTCGAGGACACCGTCGACAACATGAAGGCGTTCATGAAGGCCGCTCTCGGCCCGGGCACCGACGAGGCGAAGATCGACGCCTACTGCGAAGGCAGCGTCGACCACTACCACTGGCTGGTCGACGAGTGCGGCGTCCCGTTCAAGATGAGCTTCTGGGGCGAGCCGGGCTGGGAACCGCCGTTCGACGACGGCCTGCAGTACACCGGCGGCGAGAACTCGGCGCCGTTCAACGCCACCATTCCCCCGGCCCCGCGCGGTCACGTCCCGCAGATGTCGGACAAGCAGTCCGGCGGCGAAAAGGGCGGCGGCTTCATGCTGATGAAGCCCCTCACCGACAAGGCTGCCGAACTGGGTGTGCGCGCCGAGTACGACATGCGCGTGCAGGCCCTGATCGTCGACGCGGACGGTCGCGTGGTGGGCATCCAGGCCAAGCAGTACGGCAAGGACGTCGCGGTCCGAGCCCGCCAGGGCGTCGTCCTGGCGACCGGCAGTTTCGCCTACAACGACACCATGCTCGAGTCGTTCGCGCCGAAGATGGTGGGTCGCCCGGCCGCCTCGATCGAGGAGCACG
This genomic stretch from Prescottella soli harbors:
- the egtC gene encoding ergothioneine biosynthesis protein EgtC; the encoded protein is MCRHLGYVGPTRSVREVITAGEFSLLRQSWDPRDMRGGGTVNADGFGAAWWGPTLSRYRSAMPIWSDPALPEMLSRVRSHAVLAAIRSATVGMPVERSACAPFVSGHWAFSHNGRIVGWPESMAGPVQGLPPVDLLGLEAPTDSALLWLLVRDALRENSPEVALIQVTQLVVDAAPGSRLNMLLGDGRQLWATTWDHSLSALVDDDRAVLSSEPYDRNHNWKEIPDGHLVTARPGHLINTPL
- a CDS encoding TetR/AcrR family transcriptional regulator; translation: MTGTQRREQLIEIGRTLFAERGYEAASIEEIAARAQVSKPVVYEHFGGKEGLYAVVVDREMSKLLEMITSSLTQNRSRIRVERVALALLTYVEERTDGFRILVRDSPVAADEGTYSSLLNEAVRQVGHILAGDFARRGFDPELAPLYAQALVGMVATTATWWLDERTPSKEVVAAHLVNLCWNGLTNLEADPQLGE
- the glmU gene encoding bifunctional UDP-N-acetylglucosamine diphosphorylase/glucosamine-1-phosphate N-acetyltransferase GlmU; this encodes MQPQTAVIVLAAGAGTRMRSKTPKVLHTLAGRSMLAHSLHAAAAVDPTELVTVIGHDREAVAAAVDEVAKDLGRSVATAVQDEQNGTGHAVSCGLTALPDDFDGTVLVTAADVPLLDADTLRALVGTHTAEPAAAVTVLTSTAPDPTGYGRILRTTDGEVAAIVEQADATEAQLAITEVNSGVYAFDAATLRAALASLSADNAQGELYLTDVIAIAQRAGRIVRGQHIADNHLVAGANDRVQLATLASELNRRILEGHMRAGVTVEDPSSTWVDVAVTMGRDVTLRPGVQLRGSTSIGEDAVIGPDTTLTDVTVGEGASVVRTHGDDAVIGPDATVGPFTYLRPGTVLGMSGKLGAFVETKNADIGAHSKVPHLTYVGDATVGEHSNIGASSVFVNYDGVNKSRTVVGSHVRTGSDTMFVAPVRVGDGAYTGAGTVLRNNVPPGALAVSGGKQRNIEGWVQRNRPGTPAAEAAARALQETDRQEPKDGEDQ
- the egtD gene encoding L-histidine N(alpha)-methyltransferase, whose product is MSAPTLEVHIAPEQLTAALRSDAARGLTSSPKWLPPKWFYDARGSELFERITRLPEYYPTRTERALLEAHAREIADVAVPEILVELGSGSSEKTRLLLDELGVRGSLERYVPQDVSESALRDATRRIAKEFPEIGVHGVVGDFTESLHHLPGGGRRMIAFLGGTLGNLVPDERREFLAGIADVLEPGEHLLLGVALVTDPAVLVPAYDDAAGVTAQFDLNVLSVLNKQLGADFDLDRFRHVAVWDPGNEWIEMRLEATSEMTVHVPDLGLVVPFDAGEQMRTEISAKFREDGIRGELAAAGFDDVQTWTDADDRFALVCARRG
- the egtB gene encoding ergothioneine biosynthesis protein EgtB; its protein translation is MNGLREQLESALSRARRRTVTLTDSVDDPDLVAQHSPLMSPLVWDLAHIGNQEELWLVRDVGGREAVRSDIDELYDAFKHARSTRPTLPLLGPGEARRYVGEVRDKVWDVLDASRFRGSRLEENGFAFAMIAQHEQQHDETMLATHQLRAGPAVLTAPPIAVAVAPVIEPEVVIPAGEFVMGTSDDPWALDNERPAHRVFVDEFAIDTVPVSNADYATFIEDGGYQRRELWSARGWQHRLEAGLEAPQFWVGDGGGHWWRQRFGVLEPVPPEEPVLHVCWFEAQAYARWAGKRLPTEAEWEKAARWHPASGRSRRFPWGDEDPDHRRANLGQRHLGPAPVGSYPKGASAAGVHQLIGDVWEWTSSPFTGYPGFEVFPYREYSEVFFGGDYRVLRGGSFGTDPVACRGTFRNWDHPIRRQIFAGFRCARYV
- a CDS encoding GNAT family N-acetyltransferase encodes the protein MLVRDATPEDLPDILEIHNEAIANSTAIWDETPADLDERRSWFDDRRRHGFPILVADIDGRVAGYASYGVWRPKSGYRHTVENSVYVHVDFHRRGIATTLMTELIARARAGGVHVIVASVEASNATSIALHERFGFRVVAQMPEVGRKFGRWLDMTYLQLTLPDPYADA
- a CDS encoding ribose-phosphate diphosphokinase, whose protein sequence is MSAISSDVQKNLMLFSGRAHPELAEQVAKELDIKVTPQTARDFANGEIFVRFEESVRGSDAFVLQSHPAPLNQWIMEQLIMIDALKRGSAKRITAVLPFYPYARQDKKHRGREPISARLIADLLKTAGADRIITVDLHTDQIQGFFDGPVDHMHAQGQLAQYVRENYGTDNICVVSPDAGRVKVAEKWADALDGAPLAFVHKTRDPLVPNQVKSNRVVGDVSGRTCVLIDDMIDTGGTIAGAVEVLKNAGAGDVIIATTHGVFSDPAAERLANCGAKEVIATNTLPIPEEKRFPTLTVLSIAPLLARTIQEVFENGSVTSLFNGIA
- a CDS encoding DUF2461 domain-containing protein, producing the protein MFSGFPNTALDFYEDLEADNSKAFWTSHKSIYDTDVRVPMVELLAELEPEFGSGKVFRPYRDVRFAKDKSPYKTHQGGFVEACPGVGFYIQVDASGLFVAGGYYSHTPEQLARYREAVDDERRGRALQRVVRKLESGGYDIGGDRLATRPRGVAADHPRIELLRHRSLTAASNLGCPDWLGTSEAADHVRLAWRAMSPLVDWFTSAFGVNA